From the Anguilla anguilla isolate fAngAng1 chromosome 8, fAngAng1.pri, whole genome shotgun sequence genome, one window contains:
- the LOC118233856 gene encoding beta-1,4-galactosyltransferase 6-like, producing the protein MLNWRRLLRVSNRSFLAFIFFFSLSTSCLYFIYVSPGIANTYYFMVQAQGIMLRDNVRTFGHMIRQYTNKNSTLNGTDYPDGSNSSELMAQPTAYLPENFTYAQNLPCPEKLPSMKGHIDVNMTEVPMEEILRRFPRSSGVRTAGHWKPRDCKPRWKVAILIPFRNRHEHLPILFQYLIPLLQNQRLQFAFYVIEQTGSQPFNRAMLFNVGFKEAMKDLDWDCLVFHDVDHIPENDRNYYGCGQMPRHFAAKLDKYMYILPYSEFFGGVSGLTVEQFRKINGFPNAFWGWGGEDDDLWNRVHYAGLNVSRPEGDLGKYKSIPHHHRGEVQFLGRYKLLRYSKERQHLDGLNNLNYTPKITLSSLYKNITVNLYPELAPIPDY; encoded by the exons ATGTTGAATTGGAGGCGGCTGCTGCGGGTATCAAACCGCTCATTTTTggccttcatttttttcttttctctatcTACGTCTTGTCTCTACTTCATTTACGTATCTCCTGGAATAG CGAACACCTACTACTTCATGGTCCAAGCCCAAGGCATCATGCTGAGAGACAACGTGCGGACGTTTGGTCACATGATCAGGCAGTACACCAACAAGAACAGCACGCTCAACGGAACAG attACCCCGACGGCAGCAACTCCAGCGAATTGATGGCGCAGCCGACCGCCTATCTCCCGGAGAACTTCACCTACGCGCAGAACCTGCCCTGCCCAGAAAAACTGCCTTCTATGA AGGGCCACATCGACGTGAACATGACTGAAGTCCCCATGGAGGAGATCCTCCGGAGGTTTCCCAGGAGCTCGGGCGTCCGAACCGCCGGCCACTGGAAGCCGCGAGACTGCAAGCCGCGCTGGAAG GTGGCCATTCTGATCCCCTTCAGGAACCGGCACGAGCACCTCCCCATTCTGTTCCAGTACCTCATCCCGCTGCTGCAGAACCAGCGCCTGCAGTTCGCCTTCTACGTCATCGAACAA ACTGGAAGCCAGCCGTTCAACCGAGCCATGCTCTTCAACGTGGGCTTCAAGGAGGCCATGAAGGACCTGGACTGGGACTGCCTCGTCTTCCACGACGTGGACCACATCCCCGAGAACGACCGCAACTACTACGGCTGCGGTCAGATGCCCCGCCACTTCGCCGCCAAGCTGGACAAGTACATGTACAT CCTCCCGTACAGCGAGTTCTTCGGCGGCGTGAGCGGCCTCACCGTGGAGCAGTTTCGCAAGATCAACGGCTttcccaatgcattctggggctggggcggggaGGACGACGACCTCTGGAACAG AGTGCACTATGCCGGGCTCAATGTGAGCAGGCCAGAGGGAGACTTGGGGAAGTACAAATCAATTCCGCATCATCACCGAGGAGAAGTACAGTTCCTGGGGAG GTACAAACTGCTAAGGTACTCCAAAGAGAGGCAACACCTTGATGGTTTGAACAACTTGAACTACACACCCAAAATCACTTTGAGTAgcctgtataaaaatataaccGTCAACCTTTATCCGGAACTGGCTCCTATTCCAGACTACTGA
- the LOC118233857 gene encoding transthyretin-like, whose translation MTPVAVFVILAAAIFHIEAAPVEKGGHGDAYPNCPLMVKVLDAVQGTPAFEVKVTVSRQETAGSWTKVTSGVTGLAGEVMDLIKEEDFTAGIYKVAFDTKAYWKAKGITPFHEMADVVFTAHADGHRHYTVAILLSPFSYTATAVVANVHN comes from the exons ATGACTCCTGTAGCAGTCTTTGTGATCTTGGCGGCTGCCATCTTCCACATTGAAGCAGCGCCTGTG GAGAAAGGCGGTCATGGAGACGCCTACCCCAACTGCCCGCTCATGGTGAAGGTTCTGGATGCGGTCCAGGGCACTCCAGCGTTCGAGGTGAAGGTCACAGTCTCCAGACAGGAAACGGCCGGCTCCTGGACCAAAGTGACTTCTGG GGTTACCGGCTTAGCAGGGGAAGTCATGGATCTAATCAAAGAGGAGGATTTTACCGCAGGAATTTACAAGGTGGCCTTCGATACCAAAGCGTACTGGAAAGCCAAGGGCATTACTCCCTTCCACGAAATGGCTGAC GTGGTCTTCACGGCGCACGCGGACGGACACCGCCACTACACCGTGGCGATCCTCCTGAGCCCCTTCTCCTACACGGCTACCGCCGTCGTCGCCAACGTGCACAACTGA